Proteins encoded together in one Corallococcus caeni window:
- the rimI gene encoding ribosomal protein S18-alanine N-acetyltransferase, whose amino-acid sequence MRRLREDGTPDKGKGFLIRQMTVDDMPAVMALEKASFKNPWSTELLGRELQHDWSTILLVEEPRPEGGVELLGLAIFWIVHDEVHVLNVATAPVHRRRGVARVVMEEVLRRGVARRCSLATLEVRRGNESALNLYRSLGFRPVGIRPNYYVDEGEDAIVMVLDF is encoded by the coding sequence ATGAGACGGCTGCGGGAGGACGGCACGCCCGACAAGGGGAAGGGCTTCCTCATCCGGCAGATGACCGTGGATGACATGCCGGCGGTGATGGCGCTGGAGAAGGCGTCCTTCAAGAACCCCTGGTCCACGGAGCTGCTCGGGCGCGAACTCCAGCATGACTGGTCCACCATCCTCCTCGTGGAGGAGCCGCGCCCCGAGGGCGGCGTGGAGCTGCTGGGCCTGGCCATCTTCTGGATCGTCCACGACGAGGTCCACGTCCTCAATGTCGCCACCGCCCCCGTGCACCGCCGCCGGGGCGTCGCGCGCGTCGTGATGGAGGAGGTGCTCCGCCGGGGCGTGGCGCGGCGGTGCTCCCTGGCCACGCTGGAGGTGCGCCGGGGCAACGAGTCCGCCCTCAACCTCTACCGCTCGCTGGGCTTCCGGCCGGTCGGCATCCGCCCGAACTACTACGTGGACGAGGGCGAGGACGCGATCGTGATGGTCCTCGACTTCTAG
- the rpsL gene encoding 30S ribosomal protein S12: protein MPTISQLVRKGREKLNIKGKSPALKECPQKRGVCTRVYTTTPKKPNSALRKVARVRLTNGIEVTSYIPGVGHNLQEHSVVMIRGGRVKDLPGVRYHIIRGTLDSVGVAGRKQSRSKYGAKRPS from the coding sequence GTGCCGACCATCAGCCAGCTCGTCCGCAAGGGCCGCGAGAAGCTCAACATCAAGGGCAAGAGCCCTGCCCTGAAGGAGTGCCCCCAGAAGCGCGGTGTGTGCACGCGCGTCTACACCACGACCCCGAAGAAGCCGAACTCGGCCCTCCGCAAGGTGGCCCGCGTGCGTCTCACCAACGGCATCGAGGTCACCTCCTACATCCCCGGCGTGGGTCACAACCTCCAGGAGCACTCGGTGGTCATGATCCGCGGTGGCCGTGTGAAGGACCTCCCGGGCGTTCGCTACCACATCATCCGCGGCACGCTGGACTCCGTGGGCGTTGCCGGTCGCAAGCAGAGCCGCTCCAAGTACGGCGCCAAGCGCCCCAGCTAG
- the rpsG gene encoding 30S ribosomal protein S7 produces the protein MPRRRVVAKRKILPDPKFQDRLVTKFVNDLMRKGKKSIAEGVCYGAFALMEERAKEDPLKTFKKALDNVKPVLEVKSRRVGGATYQVPVEVRQDRRVALGMRWIISYAKARGEKTMQEKLAGEIMDAANNRGNAVKKREDTHKMAEANKAFAHYRW, from the coding sequence ATGCCTCGTCGTCGCGTAGTCGCCAAGCGGAAGATTCTCCCGGATCCGAAGTTCCAGGACCGGCTCGTCACCAAGTTCGTCAACGACCTGATGCGCAAGGGGAAGAAGTCCATCGCGGAGGGCGTGTGCTACGGCGCCTTCGCCCTCATGGAGGAGCGCGCGAAGGAAGACCCCCTCAAGACGTTCAAGAAGGCCCTGGACAACGTCAAGCCCGTCCTCGAGGTGAAGAGCCGCCGCGTCGGTGGCGCCACCTACCAGGTGCCCGTGGAAGTCCGTCAGGACCGCCGCGTCGCGCTGGGCATGCGCTGGATCATCTCCTACGCCAAGGCGCGTGGTGAGAAGACCATGCAGGAGAAGCTGGCCGGCGAGATCATGGACGCCGCCAACAACCGCGGGAACGCGGTGAAGAAGCGTGAAGACACGCACAAGATGGCGGAAGCCAACAAGGCCTTCGCTCACTACCGCTGGTAG